A single window of Leptolyngbya ohadii IS1 DNA harbors:
- a CDS encoding glycosyltransferase family 39 protein: protein MKPKPSIKWLKVIFLIVLLLGALFRFFNLDQKPYWQDETYTSLRVSGYSYSEAVQALYTGKVIGSEDIQKYQQWSSEKTVADTIHGLATENSQHPPLYYAIAHGWAGWFGSSISAMRMLPALISLLVFPAMYWLCLELFGSSAVGWLAVSLAAVSPIYLRYAQEARQYSLWMVIILLSSATLMRAIRLQTARNWSLYGLTLIAGLYCHILFILLILAHGFYVIAIERFRLNKTVIRYLLVASAAIATFIPWLQTIWQHRETVEATTGWISEPLSFLSLVKAWGINICQLFVAWHFRYDDILVYLAIPISSLIVAAVYTTCRQAVKPVWLFIVLLMSVTALPLVVPDLVSAGRISINPRYFLPSYLGMNLAVAYFLTNSFSYKFTQVSIKYQHFISAALITSSIIICAIAVHASTWWGWSEFDVDIARIINRSSNPLVISDMPLGVILPISHRLHPETRYLLLTEPESLTLPEQSNPVFVYNPTDRLITAIQQQNIQPEIVYQFQDDTFIFSLYQLQK, encoded by the coding sequence ATGAAGCCGAAGCCGTCCATAAAATGGCTCAAGGTCATTTTTTTAATTGTGCTGTTGCTGGGCGCTCTGTTTCGATTTTTCAACCTGGATCAAAAGCCCTACTGGCAGGATGAAACCTATACCTCACTTCGCGTTTCTGGCTATAGCTACAGCGAAGCGGTTCAGGCGCTTTACACAGGAAAGGTCATTGGATCAGAGGACATCCAAAAGTATCAGCAATGGTCTTCCGAAAAAACTGTCGCTGATACGATTCATGGACTGGCAACCGAAAACTCCCAGCACCCACCGCTGTACTACGCGATCGCTCACGGGTGGGCAGGGTGGTTTGGGTCTTCTATTTCTGCCATGCGGATGCTTCCTGCTTTAATCAGTTTGCTGGTATTTCCAGCGATGTACTGGCTGTGCCTGGAACTCTTTGGCTCTTCGGCTGTGGGCTGGCTGGCTGTTAGCCTTGCCGCAGTGTCTCCCATTTATCTTCGCTATGCTCAGGAAGCCCGTCAATATAGCCTCTGGATGGTGATCATTTTGCTCTCCAGTGCGACACTTATGCGGGCAATACGTTTACAAACAGCTCGGAACTGGAGCCTTTATGGATTAACGCTCATAGCAGGTCTTTACTGCCATATCCTGTTTATCCTCCTGATTTTAGCGCATGGGTTTTACGTCATTGCGATCGAGCGATTTCGTTTAAACAAAACAGTTATTCGCTATCTGCTAGTCGCGTCTGCTGCGATCGCCACATTCATACCGTGGTTACAAACAATCTGGCAGCATCGAGAAACTGTAGAGGCAACAACGGGATGGATTAGCGAACCTCTATCTTTTCTGTCGCTGGTGAAAGCCTGGGGCATCAATATTTGCCAGCTCTTTGTTGCGTGGCATTTTCGCTACGATGATATCTTGGTGTACCTGGCAATTCCAATTTCATCCTTAATTGTTGCTGCGGTTTATACCACTTGTCGCCAAGCTGTAAAGCCAGTATGGCTCTTTATTGTGCTTCTGATGAGTGTGACGGCGCTTCCGCTCGTTGTACCGGATCTTGTCTCAGCAGGCAGGATCTCAATCAATCCACGCTATTTCCTGCCAAGCTATCTGGGAATGAATTTGGCAGTCGCCTACTTCCTAACGAATTCCTTCAGTTACAAATTCACGCAGGTTTCTATAAAATACCAGCATTTTATTTCAGCAGCACTGATCACAAGCAGTATCATCATCTGCGCGATCGCCGTCCACGCATCAACATGGTGGGGATGGTCTGAGTTTGATGTAGACATTGCCCGGATCATCAATCGTTCATCCAATCCGCTCGTCATTTCCGATATGCCGCTGGGGGTGATCCTGCCGATCAGTCACCGATTACATCCCGAAACCCGCTATCTCCTGCTCACAGAGCCAGAGTCCTTGACCCTCCCTGAGCAATCTAATCCTGTCTTTGTCTATAATCCAACCGATCGCCTCATTACCGCAATCCAGCAGCAGAATATTCAACCAGAAATCGTTTATCAATTTCAGGACGATACATTTATTTTTTCTCTTTATCAACTTCAGAAATGA
- a CDS encoding PAS domain S-box protein, with amino-acid sequence MAQAEVSKAASAQILSSEQSEENLPVDQPGDQSVSQTAEQAMSQENQLQNNRFLALLRDIDAIVWEMDLTTWQFSFVSDRAEQILGYSTQQWLTEPTFWQDTLLHPEDRDRSICFCMSATLEGQDHEFEYRAIAADGRIVWLKDIVRVIKDSQNKPQMLRGIMLDITKEKTKEQEAEKSNRELQRERAERQDLEAAKEALRKSEERYRSLIEASSQMVWNTNAAGELYSEQAGWSTFTGQTPDEYLGWGWLDAVHPDDRAHTAQAWNHALATQTMYQVEHRLRRSDGVYREMSVRAVPVLETDGAVREWIGIHTDITERKKIEIALRDSEYRYAQILNSVQDMVYSMAPNSHLIYANQATQDYYGKTLEELRFHYTLHSETNAEVFATGQPIELAEEPNVRADGEVRFFHTIKSPIFDITGQVVEIVGVSRDITERKQEREMRDRALAEAQAAKAELQGVFAQAPASIWTTHGPTHIIQTANAVFQQFNGLGLDCLGKPVREVLPALIDQGFIDLLDQVYQSGVAHVGKEERAVFDHNGDGQVEESFWDYVYQPLFDANQQVYGIMVHAMNVTDQVRSRQEVEKKAEELLQLTRALEASNKELDQFAYIASHDLKAPLRAIANLSTWLEEDLEDSLTDDSRQQMKLLRGRVHRMEALIEGILQYSRAGRFKGKLERVNVQRLVQEMIELLSPPPEVQITIAPGMPTLLTEKIPLEQVFLNLIGNALKYGQSAQPKIEIRVREQDQFYEFAVADNGPGIAPEYQPKIWGIFQRLEARDQVEGTGIGLSVVQKTVEMRGGKVWVESQAGKGATFYFTWAKSAAPRQE; translated from the coding sequence ATGGCTCAAGCTGAAGTCTCGAAAGCTGCAAGCGCTCAAATCCTGTCCTCGGAACAGTCGGAAGAAAATTTACCAGTCGATCAACCTGGGGATCAATCCGTGAGCCAAACAGCGGAACAGGCAATGAGCCAGGAGAATCAGCTACAGAATAATCGTTTCCTTGCCCTCCTCCGGGATATTGATGCGATCGTCTGGGAGATGGATCTGACCACCTGGCAGTTTAGTTTTGTCAGCGATCGGGCTGAGCAGATTCTAGGCTATTCCACTCAGCAGTGGTTAACGGAACCGACTTTCTGGCAGGATACGCTTCTCCATCCAGAGGATCGCGATCGCAGTATTTGCTTTTGTATGTCCGCTACCCTGGAAGGACAGGATCACGAGTTTGAGTACCGGGCGATCGCCGCAGATGGGCGAATTGTCTGGCTAAAAGATATAGTGCGCGTGATAAAAGACAGCCAGAACAAACCGCAGATGTTACGCGGCATTATGCTGGATATCACGAAAGAAAAGACAAAGGAACAGGAAGCTGAAAAAAGCAATCGTGAATTGCAGCGGGAACGGGCAGAGCGACAGGATTTAGAAGCTGCAAAAGAAGCCTTGAGGAAAAGTGAAGAACGCTATCGATCGCTCATAGAAGCCTCTTCGCAGATGGTCTGGAATACGAATGCAGCAGGCGAACTGTATTCCGAACAGGCGGGCTGGAGTACGTTTACTGGACAAACGCCGGATGAATATCTGGGCTGGGGCTGGCTTGATGCTGTTCATCCAGACGATCGTGCCCATACTGCGCAAGCCTGGAATCATGCCCTGGCAACCCAAACCATGTATCAGGTCGAGCATCGACTGCGGCGATCGGATGGCGTCTATCGCGAAATGTCTGTGCGGGCTGTGCCGGTGTTAGAGACAGATGGAGCCGTTCGCGAATGGATTGGCATTCACACCGATATCACCGAACGCAAGAAAATTGAAATTGCCCTGCGGGACAGTGAATATCGCTATGCCCAGATCCTTAACTCGGTGCAGGATATGGTTTACAGCATGGCACCCAACTCCCATCTGATTTACGCGAACCAGGCAACCCAGGACTACTACGGCAAAACGCTGGAGGAACTTCGATTTCACTACACGCTCCATTCCGAAACGAATGCCGAAGTCTTTGCTACCGGGCAGCCGATCGAACTCGCCGAAGAACCTAATGTTCGCGCCGATGGAGAAGTACGATTCTTCCATACAATCAAATCCCCTATTTTTGACATCACCGGACAGGTGGTTGAAATTGTTGGCGTGTCCCGCGATATTACCGAACGCAAGCAGGAACGGGAAATGCGCGATCGTGCCCTGGCAGAGGCTCAGGCAGCCAAAGCAGAGCTTCAGGGCGTCTTTGCCCAGGCTCCGGCATCCATCTGGACTACCCACGGTCCCACGCACATCATTCAGACTGCAAACGCTGTATTTCAGCAGTTTAATGGCTTAGGGTTAGACTGTCTTGGCAAACCTGTGCGCGAAGTGTTGCCCGCATTAATTGATCAGGGCTTCATCGATCTGCTGGATCAGGTGTATCAGAGCGGTGTGGCTCATGTTGGCAAAGAAGAGCGAGCAGTTTTTGATCACAACGGAGATGGTCAGGTCGAGGAAAGCTTCTGGGACTATGTGTATCAGCCGCTGTTTGATGCTAATCAGCAGGTTTATGGCATCATGGTTCACGCGATGAACGTTACGGATCAGGTGCGATCGCGGCAGGAAGTCGAGAAGAAAGCAGAGGAGCTATTGCAGCTTACCCGCGCCCTGGAAGCCAGCAACAAGGAACTGGATCAGTTTGCCTACATTGCCTCCCATGATCTAAAGGCTCCCCTGCGGGCGATCGCCAATCTCTCGACCTGGCTGGAAGAAGATCTGGAAGATAGTTTGACGGACGATTCTCGGCAGCAAATGAAGCTGCTGCGGGGACGGGTGCATCGCATGGAGGCACTGATTGAAGGCATCTTGCAGTATTCGAGAGCCGGACGGTTTAAGGGCAAATTGGAGCGGGTCAACGTGCAGCGACTTGTACAGGAAATGATCGAACTCCTCTCTCCTCCACCGGAAGTTCAGATTACGATCGCCCCCGGAATGCCTACCCTGCTCACCGAAAAAATTCCCCTGGAGCAAGTCTTCCTGAATCTGATTGGAAATGCGCTGAAGTACGGACAATCTGCCCAGCCCAAAATCGAGATTCGCGTGCGGGAGCAGGATCAGTTCTACGAGTTTGCCGTTGCCGATAACGGACCCGGCATTGCACCAGAATATCAGCCCAAAATCTGGGGAATTTTCCAGCGACTCGAAGCCCGTGACCAGGTAGAAGGAACGGGAATCGGCTTATCCGTGGTGCAAAAAACCGTCGAGATGCGCGGTGGCAAAGTCTGGGTCGAATCGCAGGCGGGTAAGGGAGCAACGTTTTACTTTACCTGGGCAAAGTCAGCCGCCCCTAGACAGGAGTAG
- a CDS encoding nucleotide triphosphate diphosphatase NUDT15 — translation MNQPRVGVGVIVVDGTQVLLGKRSGSHGRDTWSFPGGHLEFGESPLTCAARELLEETGLTADHWEVGPYTNDIFEQEGKHYVTLFVLTQYSGGTPEVREPDRCQEWRWFQWNNLPAPLFLPIQNLLKQGFHIESLKEN, via the coding sequence ATGAATCAACCGAGGGTCGGTGTTGGAGTGATTGTTGTGGACGGAACCCAGGTTTTGCTGGGAAAACGCTCTGGTTCCCACGGTAGAGATACCTGGTCTTTTCCGGGCGGACATTTAGAGTTTGGTGAATCGCCGCTGACCTGTGCCGCTCGCGAGCTGTTGGAGGAAACAGGTTTGACCGCAGACCATTGGGAAGTGGGTCCCTACACAAACGACATTTTCGAGCAGGAAGGAAAACACTACGTGACTCTGTTTGTCCTTACCCAGTACAGTGGCGGCACCCCTGAAGTGCGAGAGCCTGATCGCTGTCAGGAATGGCGATGGTTCCAGTGGAATAATCTGCCCGCTCCGCTTTTCCTGCCGATTCAAAATCTACTGAAGCAGGGCTTTCACATTGAGTCTTTGAAAGAGAATTGA
- a CDS encoding YkgJ family cysteine cluster protein produces the protein MNELRQQLHNLDQRIESRVQAIRAERDGWLCKRGCDYCCRHLDHPPDLTAIEWERVDAAVAQLPVSEQAIVEQKINALLQQIAEGNLGLSVVCPYLNEQEGACRIYDARPIACRTYGFFAARHEEQYCQQIRDEIAHRGEGTIVWGNAEAIRKKLEQIGGAAVSFEQHYGD, from the coding sequence ATGAACGAGTTAAGACAGCAGCTTCACAACCTGGATCAGCGGATAGAATCGAGAGTTCAGGCAATTCGGGCAGAACGAGATGGGTGGCTCTGCAAGCGAGGCTGCGATTACTGCTGTCGTCACCTCGACCATCCGCCAGACCTGACTGCGATCGAATGGGAACGAGTTGATGCGGCAGTGGCTCAATTGCCAGTTTCAGAGCAGGCGATCGTAGAGCAAAAAATTAACGCGCTTCTCCAACAAATCGCTGAAGGAAATCTTGGTTTATCCGTTGTGTGCCCCTATCTCAATGAGCAGGAGGGAGCCTGTCGAATCTACGATGCTCGCCCCATCGCCTGCCGCACCTATGGTTTCTTTGCTGCCCGCCATGAAGAGCAGTACTGTCAGCAAATTAGAGATGAAATCGCTCATCGGGGTGAAGGGACGATCGTGTGGGGCAACGCGGAAGCAATTCGCAAAAAACTCGAACAAATTGGAGGCGCAGCAGTTTCCTTTGAGCAGCATTATGGCGATTGA
- a CDS encoding 3'-5' exonuclease, with the protein MTTFVALDFETADNGRDSACAIGLVRVENWQIIERIHYLIRPPRPRVQFTHIHGIRWKDVAQQPCFGELWEAIEPILKDADFLAAHNATFDRGVLHACCDAHGLARPSQSFVCTVQLARKVWNIRPTKLPDVCQFLDIELNHHQALSDAEACARIVIAANLTGVPAASSKQGSLG; encoded by the coding sequence ATGACGACTTTCGTTGCCCTCGACTTTGAAACCGCCGATAACGGCAGAGACAGTGCTTGCGCGATCGGACTGGTTCGGGTGGAAAACTGGCAGATTATCGAGCGAATTCACTATCTGATTCGACCTCCGCGCCCACGGGTGCAGTTTACCCACATCCACGGGATTCGGTGGAAAGATGTTGCCCAGCAACCCTGCTTTGGGGAACTGTGGGAGGCGATCGAACCGATCCTGAAGGATGCCGATTTTCTAGCAGCGCACAATGCCACTTTCGATCGGGGGGTACTTCATGCCTGCTGCGACGCTCATGGGTTAGCTCGACCCTCCCAATCGTTTGTTTGTACCGTGCAGTTGGCTCGCAAGGTCTGGAATATTCGCCCCACCAAGCTACCCGATGTGTGCCAGTTCTTGGACATTGAATTAAACCATCACCAAGCGTTATCCGATGCGGAAGCCTGTGCCCGGATTGTGATTGCAGCCAATTTAACCGGAGTGCCAGCAGCAAGTTCTAAGCAGGGTTCACTGGGTTAG
- a CDS encoding cysteine hydrolase family protein: MTIPLLVVDVQTGFINDFTHHIPQRIARLIQQQTYAPILFTRFINSPDSPYTRLLQWDSCDREPETELAADLAPYVQSKRIFSKPGLCGLPQELVRYLGDHQVQQIAVAGIDTDMCVLKIAMDLFDQGIEPIVLTDCCASTAGLQAHLAGLAVLSRNIGAQRLRDAGLGEGLLAAPEVKSDS, translated from the coding sequence ATGACTATTCCTTTATTAGTTGTCGATGTCCAGACCGGATTTATTAACGACTTTACCCATCACATTCCCCAAAGAATTGCTCGCCTTATCCAGCAGCAGACCTACGCTCCGATACTATTTACCCGCTTTATTAATTCGCCCGATAGTCCCTACACGCGCCTGCTCCAGTGGGATAGCTGCGATCGCGAACCGGAAACTGAGCTGGCAGCGGATCTGGCTCCCTACGTTCAATCTAAGCGGATTTTCAGCAAACCAGGATTGTGTGGATTGCCGCAAGAATTAGTTCGCTATCTCGGTGATCATCAGGTTCAGCAGATTGCCGTCGCCGGAATTGATACGGATATGTGTGTCTTAAAAATTGCGATGGATTTATTTGACCAGGGAATTGAGCCGATCGTCCTCACAGATTGCTGTGCCAGTACCGCAGGATTGCAGGCACACCTGGCAGGTTTAGCCGTTCTCAGCCGCAATATTGGTGCCCAGCGTTTGCGAGATGCGGGCTTGGGCGAAGGACTGCTGGCGGCTCCTGAAGTCAAATCGGACAGCTAA
- a CDS encoding NUDIX domain-containing protein: MQKNGPWTIEKTIRQYQNSFITVVEDQVIRPDGQRGTYSTVAMKPGITVLPLDEQDNVYLVRQFRYALGQESLEVITGALESDEPLMEAAQRELAEEAGIHAADWRDLGKFNLDTSIVHCPVHLFLAKSLTSIESHPEGTETIKTCKMPFAQAFTSVMEGAITHAPSCILILKAWHLLTAIE; this comes from the coding sequence ATGCAGAAAAATGGACCCTGGACGATCGAGAAAACAATTCGGCAGTACCAGAACTCCTTTATTACGGTGGTTGAAGATCAGGTGATTCGACCGGATGGGCAACGAGGAACCTACAGCACCGTTGCAATGAAACCAGGAATTACCGTTCTTCCCCTTGATGAGCAGGACAACGTGTATTTGGTCAGGCAATTTCGCTACGCCCTGGGTCAGGAAAGCCTGGAAGTGATCACGGGTGCATTAGAAAGTGACGAACCCCTTATGGAAGCCGCACAGCGAGAATTAGCCGAAGAAGCAGGCATTCATGCAGCCGATTGGCGGGATTTAGGCAAGTTTAATCTCGATACTTCGATCGTTCACTGTCCCGTTCATCTTTTCCTGGCAAAATCCTTAACCTCGATTGAAAGCCACCCAGAAGGAACGGAGACGATCAAAACGTGCAAGATGCCATTCGCACAGGCATTCACCTCGGTAATGGAGGGAGCGATCACCCATGCTCCAAGCTGCATTCTGATTTTAAAAGCCTGGCATCTCCTTACAGCGATCGAGTAG
- a CDS encoding UBP-type zinc finger domain-containing protein yields the protein MSCQHLNAVTLENLIFKSNYPVFRCEECIQTGDRWVHLRICQTCGKMLCCDSSKNQHARRHYEESGHPVISSAELGEEWLWCFVDDQTKNF from the coding sequence ATGTCCTGCCAGCACCTCAACGCAGTCACCCTAGAAAATCTGATCTTCAAGTCCAACTATCCCGTGTTTCGATGCGAGGAATGCATTCAGACAGGCGATCGCTGGGTTCACCTACGAATTTGTCAGACCTGCGGCAAGATGCTTTGCTGCGACTCTTCCAAAAATCAACACGCCCGACGGCACTACGAAGAAAGCGGACATCCGGTGATTAGCTCCGCAGAATTGGGCGAGGAATGGCTTTGGTGCTTTGTGGATGATCAGACCAAGAACTTTTAA
- the ftsH gene encoding ATP-dependent zinc metalloprotease FtsH, with protein sequence MKTESGAQSSYRIFVDQVKASQVQQVTLQSGRIDYVLKPEFGGQHYYANFVGSTENLTRLLQTHNVEFTALNGGADTASGLLGLLLSTGLLVGAFAWLMKLSSAGGGIGVGMGMGKSNARVYDEKKSRITFADVAGVDEAKQELQEVVDFLKNGEKYRRIGAKIPKGVLLVGPPGTGKTLLAKAVAGEAGVPFLSMSGSEFVELYVGVGASRVRDLFNRAKRQAPCIVFIDELDAIGKTRGGGVPNGGNDEREQTLNQLLTEMDGFDGNEGVILIAATNRPETLDAALRRPGRFDRQVLVDRPDKSGRLEILQVHARPVTLGEDVSLETIAAQTFGFAGADLANLVNEAALMAARNNRQAVLMADFKEAIERVVAGLEKRSRVLTPIERQTVAYHEVGHALVGALMPGGSKVSKISIVPRGLGALGYTLQMPETDRYLLMEDELRGQLATLLGGRSAEETVFGKVSTGASDDIQKATELAERAITQYGMSSTLGPVAFEKNSAQFLEGGSTRRSISPEVAVEIDRQVKQSIEKAHDMALAILRLNRDLLESATQRLLQTEGLEGDELQAILDQVKAPIEMKEWLAKG encoded by the coding sequence ATGAAAACAGAGTCCGGCGCACAGTCGTCCTACCGCATATTTGTGGATCAGGTCAAAGCTTCCCAGGTGCAGCAAGTCACCCTTCAATCGGGTCGCATTGACTACGTTCTTAAACCCGAATTTGGAGGGCAGCACTATTACGCCAATTTCGTGGGCAGCACGGAGAATTTAACCCGCCTTTTACAGACTCACAACGTTGAATTCACAGCCCTGAATGGTGGAGCTGATACGGCGTCTGGGCTGCTGGGACTGCTGCTATCGACCGGATTGCTGGTGGGTGCCTTTGCATGGCTGATGAAGCTAAGCAGCGCAGGCGGGGGAATTGGGGTTGGCATGGGCATGGGAAAGAGTAATGCACGGGTGTACGACGAGAAGAAAAGCCGGATTACCTTTGCCGATGTCGCCGGAGTGGATGAAGCGAAACAGGAATTGCAAGAAGTTGTTGATTTCCTGAAGAATGGCGAAAAGTATCGCCGCATTGGGGCAAAGATTCCCAAAGGTGTGCTGCTGGTCGGACCTCCCGGAACGGGTAAAACGCTGCTGGCAAAGGCGGTTGCCGGAGAAGCAGGCGTACCTTTCCTGAGTATGTCGGGTTCAGAGTTTGTTGAACTCTACGTCGGCGTGGGTGCTTCCAGAGTGCGGGATTTGTTCAATCGCGCTAAGCGTCAGGCTCCCTGCATTGTGTTTATTGACGAACTGGATGCGATCGGTAAAACGCGGGGCGGCGGCGTTCCCAACGGTGGAAACGATGAGCGGGAACAAACGCTAAACCAGCTTCTCACCGAAATGGATGGCTTCGACGGCAATGAAGGCGTGATTCTGATTGCGGCAACCAACCGTCCTGAAACCCTTGATGCGGCACTGCGGCGTCCCGGTCGCTTCGATCGCCAGGTATTAGTCGATCGTCCTGATAAGAGCGGCAGACTGGAAATTTTACAGGTTCATGCCCGTCCCGTAACGCTGGGCGAAGATGTGAGTCTAGAAACGATCGCGGCTCAAACCTTTGGCTTTGCGGGAGCAGATCTGGCAAATCTGGTCAACGAAGCGGCGCTAATGGCGGCTCGTAACAATCGTCAGGCAGTCCTGATGGCGGACTTCAAAGAGGCGATCGAACGGGTCGTAGCTGGACTGGAGAAGCGATCGCGGGTTCTGACGCCAATCGAACGGCAAACGGTGGCTTACCATGAGGTCGGTCATGCCCTGGTGGGGGCGCTAATGCCCGGCGGCAGCAAAGTCTCGAAAATTTCGATCGTTCCCCGTGGATTAGGCGCATTGGGCTACACCCTGCAAATGCCGGAAACCGATCGCTATCTGCTGATGGAAGATGAACTGCGCGGACAATTGGCAACGCTGCTGGGCGGACGCTCCGCTGAGGAAACGGTCTTCGGCAAGGTGTCCACGGGAGCCAGCGACGACATTCAAAAAGCGACGGAACTGGCTGAGCGAGCCATTACCCAGTACGGCATGAGCAGCACTCTGGGTCCGGTAGCCTTCGAGAAAAATTCCGCGCAATTCCTGGAAGGAGGTAGCACTCGTCGATCGATCAGTCCGGAAGTTGCAGTGGAAATCGATCGTCAGGTGAAGCAAAGCATCGAAAAAGCTCACGACATGGCGCTAGCCATTCTGCGGCTGAATCGGGACTTACTGGAATCTGCGACTCAACGCCTGCTGCAAACTGAAGGACTGGAGGGCGATGAACTGCAAGCCATTCTGGATCAGGTGAAGGCACCGATTGAGATGAAGGAGTGGCTGGCGAAGGGCTAG
- a CDS encoding GlsB/YeaQ/YmgE family stress response membrane protein, which yields MNILAWIVLGLIAGALAKAIYPGHQGGGILGTMILGIIGAFVGGSLYNLLTTGSLALTASALSIGGIVVAVLGAIIALFIYYAIARRGAY from the coding sequence ATGAATATTCTGGCTTGGATCGTATTAGGTTTGATTGCTGGTGCGCTGGCTAAGGCAATTTATCCCGGTCATCAGGGTGGCGGCATCCTGGGAACGATGATTCTGGGAATCATTGGTGCATTTGTGGGGGGTAGCCTCTACAATCTGCTGACGACGGGTTCGCTGGCTCTGACTGCATCTGCCCTGAGCATTGGCGGCATCGTTGTTGCAGTGCTGGGTGCAATTATCGCGCTGTTCATCTACTATGCGATCGCTCGTCGCGGTGCATACTAA
- a CDS encoding aldo/keto reductase, protein MMRTITLPSGRSIPVLGMGTWQMGEQSRSRETEINALKRGMELGITLIDTAEMYGEGGAEEIISAAIAGRRDDVFLVSKVYPHNASRKGTIAACERSLRRLKTDYLDLYLLHWRGSIPLSQTLEALQELQQAGKIRDYGVSNFDLSDMQEARSLPGGNAIATNQVLYNLMRRGAEWDLLPWCRQHGVPIMAYSPVEQGRLLKNRQLESLAALLGVTSAQVAIAWLLHQENVIVIPKASNLTHVEQNRAALDLKLSETDLQELDRIFPPPSRRVALEML, encoded by the coding sequence ATGATGAGAACGATTACCCTGCCCTCTGGTCGATCGATTCCGGTGCTGGGAATGGGAACCTGGCAAATGGGAGAACAATCGCGCAGCCGCGAAACCGAAATTAATGCCCTGAAACGCGGTATGGAGTTGGGCATTACGCTGATCGATACGGCTGAAATGTACGGTGAGGGAGGTGCAGAGGAAATCATTTCCGCCGCGATCGCAGGTCGCCGAGATGACGTATTTCTGGTCAGCAAAGTCTACCCCCATAATGCCAGCCGCAAGGGAACGATCGCTGCCTGTGAGCGCAGTTTACGTCGCCTCAAAACCGATTATCTCGATCTCTATCTGCTGCACTGGCGCGGCTCTATTCCCCTGTCCCAAACCCTGGAAGCCCTACAGGAACTCCAGCAAGCTGGAAAGATTCGCGACTATGGCGTCAGCAATTTTGACCTCTCCGACATGCAGGAAGCCCGATCGCTGCCGGGAGGGAATGCCATTGCCACGAATCAAGTGCTGTATAACCTGATGCGGCGCGGCGCTGAATGGGATCTGCTGCCCTGGTGTCGTCAGCATGGGGTTCCCATCATGGCATATTCGCCTGTCGAACAGGGACGCCTGCTCAAAAACCGTCAGCTTGAGTCCCTGGCTGCCCTCTTAGGGGTGACATCTGCTCAGGTGGCGATCGCCTGGCTGCTGCATCAGGAAAACGTGATTGTAATCCCTAAAGCCAGTAACCTTACCCACGTTGAGCAAAACCGGGCTGCCCTGGATCTGAAGCTCTCGGAAACCGATTTACAGGAACTCGATCGGATTTTTCCGCCACCGTCTCGCCGCGTCGCTTTAGAGATGCTGTAA